The window AATTTTTTTAGAAACCTCTTTATTTTCTCTCCTTAACTTTGAAGCTATTTCAGATATTCCTTTTGTTATATATATTAAAAGATCTTGTAAATAAGCAATTTCTGAAGTTTTTCCACACACTCCTATCATTTTGCACCCTGTACAGCCTGCTGTTTCTTGACATTGATAACAAAACATTTTATTTTCCATATTTTTTCTTGTATGATAAATATATAAAAATATTTATCTATACAACCTCCTTCTGTTGTGATTTTGTGTTTGTATTGTAACTTATTTTATTGTATTTTTATGTTGCACATGCAACAGATAAATATGATATAATTTATTTAAAAATCAGGAGGATTTCATGGAAAAATTAGAATTTTTAAAAAAATTACCTATCTTTTTTAATTTAAAAGATGAGGAAATCATTTCTGTATTAAAATTTTTTAAATATTATGAAGAATCATTTAAAAAAAATGATTTTATCTTTGAAATAGAAAAAAAGATAGATAAAATAGGAATAATTATATTTGGAGAAATAAATATTATAAAAGAAGACTTTTGGGGAAATAGAAATATTCTAAATAAATTTAGAGAGGGAGAAATTTTTGGTGAAGTTTTTGCTCTTTCTAAAGCTTCATCAAATATAATGGTAGAGGCTTCACAAGATTGCAGAATTTTATTTTTAGATTTAAAAAATTTCTCTATAGAAAATAAAAAAAATTCTGAAGAAATTACAAAATTTTTATCTAATATTTTTAAAATTTCATTAAAAAAGAATATATTATTTACAGAAAAACTGGAACATATTAGTAAGAAATCTATAAGAGAAAAAATAATCTCCTATCTTTCAACAGAAGCTCAAAAAAATAAAACAAATTCTTTTTTAATAAAATTTGATAGACAGGAATTAGCAGATTATCTTTTTGTTGAAAGAAGTGCTTTATCCCGTGAACTTAGTTCTATGAAAAAAGATAGATTGATTGATTACAAAAAAAATCATTTTACTTTAATAAAATAGTGTGTTGCATCTGCAACATATTTTTATTTCTTTTTTATTTATAATATTCTTAAATTAAAGTTCAAGGAGGAATATTATGATAAGAAAAATTATAAAAATAGATGAAAAAAAATGTGATGGCTGTGGAGCTTGTGTAAAAGCTTGCCATGAAGGAGCAATAGAAATTATTAATGGAAAAGCTAAACTTTTAAGAGATGATTATTGTGATGGACTTGGAGATTGTCTTCCAAGCTGTCATACTGGAGCAATAACTTTTGAAGAGAGAGAAGCACTTCCATATGATGAAAAAGCTGTTATGGCTAAATCTAACAGTAACTTAAAACCTTCTTGTATGGGACATAAAATTGAAGTTTTTAAAAATAATTCTGAAGATAATATACAAGATGAATTTTATACAAGTAATTTTTTAAAAAGTAAACTTAGTCAATGGCCTGTTCAAATAAAACTAGTTCCAGTTAATGCTGAATTTTTTCAAGGAGCTAATCTTTTAATAGCTGCTGATTGCACAGCCTTTGCCTATGGAAATTTCCATAATGAGTTTATAAAAAATCACATAACTCTTATAGGATGCCCAAAATTAGATTCTGTTGACTACACAGAAAAATTAACAGAAATTTTAAGATTAAATGATATAAAATCTTTAACTGTTGTAAAAATGGAAGTACCTTGCTGTAATGGTATTGAAAGAGCTTGTACAGAAGCATTAAAAGCCAGTGGAAAATTTATTCCTTGGCAGATTGTAACTATTACAAGAGATGGAAGAAAAAAATAAGTATAATGACAAAAGGATTAATTTCTGCATTTTACAGAAATTAATCCTTTTTGGTAGTATAATAAATTCTATACAATTATTACTTTGTTTTAAAAACAGAATTTATTTTTTTCTTATAAAATTCTTTCATTTCTTCTCTAGGATATTCAAGAATTTTTTTCAAATCCATTTCTTTTGGATTCTCAGCAAGAGTTTTTCTCATGCTACTTACAAAAACAAGTCTTCCATCTGTGTCTACATTTATTTTTGTAACAGTTGATTTTGAAGCTTTTCTTAATTCTTCATCAGGAATTCCTATAGCATCTTTTATTTCTCCTCCAAATTCTCTGAATCTTTTTACATAGTCTTGAGGAACTGATGAAGATCCGTGAAGTACTATTGGGAAGTTTCCTATTTTTTCTTTTATAGCTTCTAGGATATCAAGTCTTAATTTAGGATCTTCTCCTGGTTTAAATTTATGAGCTCCATGAGCTGTTCCTATTGCTATTGCTAAAGAATCTACTCCTGTTCTTTCTATAAATTCAACTGCTTCATGAGGTTTTGTGAAAAGACTGTCATCTGAAGTATGTTCATCCTCTGTTCCACTGATTACTCCAATTTCTCCTTCAACAGAAGCTCCATATTCTTTTGCCATTTCTACTACTGATTTTGTAATTTCTATATTTTTTTCAAAGTCATATTTTGAAGCATCTATCATAACTGAAGAGAATCCATAATCAAGACAATCTTTTATCATGTCAATTTCTTTTCCGTGATCAAGGTTAAGAGCTACTGATATTTTTGATCCTTGTTCTCTTATTTCGTTTATAGCTCCTTTAATCATTAAAGGAAGTGTTTCTTTTCCTATATATTTTCTTGCACTTGCTGAAATTTGAAGAATTACATCACTTTCTGCTTCTACACAAGCTGCAAGGATTGCTTGAAGTTGTTCCATATTACAAAAGTTAAATGCTGGAACTGAATATCCACTTTCATTTGCTCTTTTAAACATTTCTCTAGTATTTTCCAGACCTAATTCTTTAAAATCATATTTTCTCATCTTTATTAACCTCTTTTTATTCTTTCTAAAACATCTTTAATTTCAGGGATTGAATTTCTTCCTCCAAGTTTTTCTACAGAAAGAGAAGCGCAAGCAGAAGCAAATTCTATATTTTTTTCAATAGAAAAATTATTACTTAATCCATATACAAACGCTCCATGGAATATATCTCCAGCTCCAGTAGTATCCACAGCTTTTGCTTTAAAAGCTTTGAATCTTTCTACTTTTCCATCTTTTTCCATTATAGAGCCTCTTTCACCCAGTGTAACTATTACTGTGTTTTTATTAAGTTCTTTTAATTTCTTTAGAACATATTCAAAATCTTTTTCTTCTATTTTTTCTAAGCCACAATAATCTCTTGCAAAATCTTCAGAACATACAAGGTAATCAACAATTGCCCCAAGAACCCTTGTTCCCTCTTTATATGTTCCTGCATCAAGAACTTTTATTGCTTCAGGGAATCTTTCAACAGCTTGCATTGCAAGTTCTAATTCATGCCCATCAAAAAGAATTATCTCAGGTTTATTTTCATATTGAAATTCTACTCCGTCAACTTTTCTTTCTTCTCTATAGTTTATAATTGTTCTTGAACCATTGCTTCCATTTGCAATTATAATGCTGCATGGAGTTACAAATTCATCTCTTATAACTATATTTTTAGTGTCTACTCCTATTTCATTAAGGTCATGTAAAATTTCACGACCATAGACATCATTTCCAAGAGTTGTAATATATGAAACTTGTTCTCCATATTTTCCTAACAGGTAAGAAGCGTTCCCAGCAGGACCGCCACTTACCATTATTCTATCTTCAGCTTTATATTTTCTATTTTCTATAGGGAAATTAGGTAAAAGATAAGTTATATCATATGCCGAATGCCCTACACAAAGTATTTTTTTCATAATTTATCCTTTCTGTTAATTCAGAAATTAATATTCATCCTTAGCATTTATAACATGAGATTTTGTTTTTATAAAGTTAGGAACAATTAAAACTACAAGAAGGACTGCAATTATTGCATATATTCCTATTTCTCCAATATTTTCAACTGTTTTACCTATTAATATTCCAAGAACTGCGAAGTCAAAATCTCCAAATGTTGTATTTTGGAATCCAATACTTCCAAGTACTGGAAGAAGTGCTGCTGGAAGGAAAGCAAGTAAAAGTCCATTTATAAATGCTCCTATTATAGCTCCTCTTTTTCCTCCTGTAGCATTTCCATAAATTCCTGCTGTTGCTCCACAGAAGAAGTGAGGTACAAGTCCAGGAATAATTAAAACTGCTCCAGCTGCTCCAAGAATTACCATTCCTATTACTCCACCAATGAATGAAGAAATAAATCCGATAAGTACTGCATTTGGTGCATATGTAAAGAATACTGCACAGTCAACTGCAGGGATTGCATTAGGAATAAGTTTTTGAGAAACACCTTGGAATGCAGGAATAAGTTCTGAAAGAATCATTCTAACACCATTGTAAACTATTGTAACTCCAACAGCGAAACTTAAAGCTGATGTAAGTGCAAAAACAATATAGTTAGTTCCATTTGATAAGTTAGTTTGAACATATTCAGGACCTGCTGCAAGTGCTGCTATCATATAGAATACAATCATAGTTATTGCTGTAGAAATTGTACTGTCTCTTAAGAAGTTTACTTTTTCAGGAATAACAATATCTTCTGTACTGTCTTCTTTATTTCCAACTTTTGATCCAATGAAAGCTGATAGATAATATCCTAAAGAACCAAAGTGTCCCATAGCAATTCCATCATCATCTGTTACTAAATCTGTATATTTTTGACCGATACTAG of the Fusobacterium perfoetens genome contains:
- a CDS encoding Crp/Fnr family transcriptional regulator, whose protein sequence is MEKLEFLKKLPIFFNLKDEEIISVLKFFKYYEESFKKNDFIFEIEKKIDKIGIIIFGEINIIKEDFWGNRNILNKFREGEIFGEVFALSKASSNIMVEASQDCRILFLDLKNFSIENKKNSEEITKFLSNIFKISLKKNILFTEKLEHISKKSIREKIISYLSTEAQKNKTNSFLIKFDRQELADYLFVERSALSRELSSMKKDRLIDYKKNHFTLIK
- a CDS encoding ketose-bisphosphate aldolase — its product is MRKYDFKELGLENTREMFKRANESGYSVPAFNFCNMEQLQAILAACVEAESDVILQISASARKYIGKETLPLMIKGAINEIREQGSKISVALNLDHGKEIDMIKDCLDYGFSSVMIDASKYDFEKNIEITKSVVEMAKEYGASVEGEIGVISGTEDEHTSDDSLFTKPHEAVEFIERTGVDSLAIAIGTAHGAHKFKPGEDPKLRLDILEAIKEKIGNFPIVLHGSSSVPQDYVKRFREFGGEIKDAIGIPDEELRKASKSTVTKINVDTDGRLVFVSSMRKTLAENPKEMDLKKILEYPREEMKEFYKKKINSVFKTK
- a CDS encoding ATP-binding protein, with product MIRKIIKIDEKKCDGCGACVKACHEGAIEIINGKAKLLRDDYCDGLGDCLPSCHTGAITFEEREALPYDEKAVMAKSNSNLKPSCMGHKIEVFKNNSEDNIQDEFYTSNFLKSKLSQWPVQIKLVPVNAEFFQGANLLIAADCTAFAYGNFHNEFIKNHITLIGCPKLDSVDYTEKLTEILRLNDIKSLTVVKMEVPCCNGIERACTEALKASGKFIPWQIVTITRDGRKK
- a CDS encoding PTS ascorbate transporter subunit IIC encodes the protein MNFLKIIANDILTSPAFLMGLISLFGLLALKKPFNKLITGTLKPILGYIMLGAGASFIVSNLDPLGKMIENGFGITGVVPNNEAITSIAQNLLGKETMFILVTGLVINIIIARVTKFKYIFLTGHHSFFMACMFSAVLSTSGLKGGMLILVGGFLLGAWSAISPSIGQKYTDLVTDDDGIAMGHFGSLGYYLSAFIGSKVGNKEDSTEDIVIPEKVNFLRDSTISTAITMIVFYMIAALAAGPEYVQTNLSNGTNYIVFALTSALSFAVGVTIVYNGVRMILSELIPAFQGVSQKLIPNAIPAVDCAVFFTYAPNAVLIGFISSFIGGVIGMVILGAAGAVLIIPGLVPHFFCGATAGIYGNATGGKRGAIIGAFINGLLLAFLPAALLPVLGSIGFQNTTFGDFDFAVLGILIGKTVENIGEIGIYAIIAVLLVVLIVPNFIKTKSHVINAKDEY
- a CDS encoding carbohydrate kinase family protein; amino-acid sequence: MKKILCVGHSAYDITYLLPNFPIENRKYKAEDRIMVSGGPAGNASYLLGKYGEQVSYITTLGNDVYGREILHDLNEIGVDTKNIVIRDEFVTPCSIIIANGSNGSRTIINYREERKVDGVEFQYENKPEIILFDGHELELAMQAVERFPEAIKVLDAGTYKEGTRVLGAIVDYLVCSEDFARDYCGLEKIEEKDFEYVLKKLKELNKNTVIVTLGERGSIMEKDGKVERFKAFKAKAVDTTGAGDIFHGAFVYGLSNNFSIEKNIEFASACASLSVEKLGGRNSIPEIKDVLERIKRG